Genomic DNA from uncultured Acetobacterium sp.:
GGAAAAGTAACACTTGCAGTTGCCGAAAAAACCGGTCTGGCTGTCGGTACGCTCTTAGTTGCAGGAAGTGGCGATCAGCAATGTGCAGCCATTGGCGCCGGCGTTATCGAAGACGGTTACGCATCCTTAACGCTGGGGACAGCAGGACTTCTGGTTGTCGGCACAAAAAAATTGGTGCTGGAAGATGTTCCAGGGGTCATGGCAACCTCGTCGGCACTATTAGGATTATTCAATCTTGAGGGAATACAATTGGGCGCCGCCAGCAGTTATCGTTGGGCAAGGGACGAGTTAGCTGAGATCGAAGTTGCATTCGGAAAAAAAATCGGAATGGATCCTTATGAAGTGATGGATTATCATATTCAGAAAAGTCCGGTGGGATCGAAGGGAATTGTGTTCATGCCGTTTCTGACCGGGTCAGGTTATCCTTATTGGAATCCTGAAGCAAAGGGCATCTTTGCCGGTATTACATTCGCTCATTCTAAGAGTGACATGATTCGTTCGGTCATGGAAGGCATCACCCTGGAAAGTAAGGATATGTATGAAAGTATGAAAAAATCCGGGGTTATTTTGAAACAACTGGCCATAACAGGCGGAGCGACAAAATCCGGAGCATGGCGACAAATAATTGCCGATATGTTTGGGGTTCCAATTCGAAAACTGGAAATACCTGACGCAACCATCGTTGGAGCGGCAGTTATAGCAGGTGTCGGTGCGGGGTGGTTTAAGGATGTTACCGAAGGTGTTAATTCAATGGTTCGCTATCTGGAAACAATTGAGCCGATACCTGAAAATGTCAAAAGATATAACGAAATTTATGACATTTATAAAAATTTGTATACCGCCTTAAATGAAAATAGCCTCTACGCTCAATTTGCCAAATTAAAATAAACAGAATTGAGCAATTTTAACGGATCACTCTTTTAATTCGATAGCGTCTATGATAAAATGGAAGAAATTTTGCTAATTAAGCTGCACGAAGGAGTTTTATGGAAGGAAGTATTGATATGTACAAAATTAAGCGAGAAAACCCGAAACCATTGTACATACAATTGGAAGAGTTAATCCGCAATAATATCGAAGAAGGTATTTGGAAGCCGAATACAGCGATACCATCGGAAAGTGAAATGAACCGTATTTATGGTGTAAGTCGAATGACAATCCGTTCGGCATGCTCGCAACTGGTACAGGATGGTGTTCTCTATCGAGTCCCTGGTAAAGGTACCTTTGTTGCAGAACCCAAGATAATGACGGAATCCCTGGCATATATGGGCTTTAGAGAGCAATTGGAGCGAATGGGGTATGAAATTACCACTGAGCTTTTAAATGTCACCGAAAAAGAAGCATCTTTTTCGGTCGCAAAGCGTCTGCAATGTCCGCAAGGAGCACCAATACTTGAAATTGAGCGCTTGCGTTTTCTAAAAGGTGAACCCATTAGTCTTCATTATTCTCGGATTCCTTATGATTTGTGTAAAAATCTAAGTGATCGTGCGCTTGAGGAAGAACAACTTTGTGTTCTTTTAGAGCGAGAATATAATTTAAAACCCAGCCGCGTCATGGAGACGTTCGAATCGGTTACCGCTTCGGAAAAAGAAAGCAAACTTTTAAAAGTACCTCATGGATATCCGTTACTTGTTTTAGAGGACATTCTCTATGATAAGGATGATAAACCTTTTGAGTACTCAAAAGTGGTCTTTAGGGGCGATAAAATCAAATTAAAGTACGAATACCGAAACTGATATGACAGATGTTTTTTATAAAAACTGTTTAGTTTATGGGAAAATTCATATTAATTATAATAATATAGAGCAGGTGTAAAATCAGTGAACAAAATTACCCAAATCCCCCATCGTATTGATCGTCAAGAGCTATTTGAACGGATGCATATTTCTGAGGACCGACCAATGTATCACGAGTTTGAGCGCAGTTATCAGAAGTTATATGACTCATTACCGGAAATATTGGATATTCAGGCAACTCATGTACTAAAGACCAATGATGACGAGGAAAAAATTCACAAAGGTCTCTGTGAAGTCAGTCATATTGTCTATTGCCTGGTAACCCTGGGCCCAAAAATCAGTGAGCGATCAACAAAATATTTTGCCGAAAAAGACTTTTTAAAAGGTCTGATGATTGATTCCATGGCAGATATACTACTCTTTAATGCGTCGAATGACTATTATGAGACAGTCAAAAAAGATGTTTATGAAGAACAGGGTTATGCGATGACCTTACGTTATTCACCGGACGATAATATTATTCCTTTGCAGGTTCAGAAAACAATTCTTGAACAAGTCAATGGCGGGGAACGTTTATCCGTGGGTGTCACGCAAGCGTTTATGTATGATCCCCTCAAAACTCTGGGCTATGTCTATGGGGCAGATAAGAATATCGAACTGGCCAAAAAAGATCACGATTGTGCGATGTGTTCAAATTACACCTGCGAATATCGAAGTGTTGATGAATTATAGTATTGATGAAAAAAATGGTTTCCACAAATTTTTGTGGAAACCATTTTTATTTGCGTGAAAATTTGCTGAAGAAGGCCGAGCGATTATTCATCATTTAGTACCGGCTCCAGGGTAGTATCCCGGAAAAAGGTATTGGCATTATACAGATACAAGACGTCGGTAATCTGAGAATCAGCAATCAGGGCATCGATGCTGTCATAGTAATAACGGGGGTCAATGACGGTGATCTCGCTGTAAAACGGCGTTAAGAATGGGATAAAAGCATTGGCATAGGAATCTTTGATGATCAGCAGATTTTTGCCGTTAGCCACCGGATTTTTAATTTTAACGATGGGGTGGTTACCTTCCAGAAAAACTGCATATTTATCTTTGCTGGTTAATTTTTCACTATCATAAAGCGACGAGGATTTTTTTTGTTCCTCGATATAAGTCACAACGGAATAATCATCTTCACTTTTGGGCACGTAGACACTGATGGTATCGGTGTTAAATGTCAGATAACTGCTTTTTGACGCCAGCGCTCCAGAAAATGAATCGGTAACCGGATAAATAGTATAGCCATCGGTATCTGGTTTGATGCCCAGAGCATCCGCAACACCTTGAAATGAGAGCCACGCTCCCAGGGTTGTCCAATGGTGATCCGTTTTATAATAAAGCAGTTTATCCTGATTCTCTTTCAAAATCGATCGAGGATCAAGAAAAACAAGTTTCGTATTCAAGCCTGCAACGAAAGTAGTGATATATTCATTTTGATCCAGTACCGGGGCAGCAGTTGGCAATTTTTCGTCATAAATACTGATCGCATTGGGAACCAGCATGAAGTAGTGCTTCAAATCAGGATGCCTTTCCGTAAAATTGTTGATGGCAGCTTGCGTCAGCTCAGTGGTTTCTGATGGCAGAGGATCAAAATTTTCGATGAGCGAGGAATCTTTAGCGAAGTAAACCCCATTGGAAATATTCTTACCCATGAAACGGTCGGTGCTGGTTTTGGTGTAAATCCAGAAATTTCGGGCAACTAACTGGTCGGCGGCGTATTTCTGCATTTTTTTCATATAGCGGCCATCAATAATGCTATCCACTGAAAAACGCGGGAATTGGGTTAGAATCCGGTTTTCATTTTCGGATAGTTTGGTATCCGGGAGGATGAGTGAAGCCAGCGGAAAGAAAACTAAAATCCCAATAAAAAGCAATCCTAAGAGATTGATATATCTTTTGTAAAGCAGCGAATGGGAACGATGATCATTATGCCGCTGTTTTTTTTCTTTATCCATAAAGTTTCACCTAAAATCTAAAATATAAAAATGGATTATATGTTTCGGTCACCAGATAAGCAACAGATAAAAACATGATGACAGAGTTTAAACCCAGGCCAAAAGGAACAACCCATCTCTTTTCGCTATGTAGTATTTTACGATACTGTCGATGAATCAATGGGGTTGAACAGACAATGCAAACAATCAGTAAGATAAGGTTAGTGTATAAATAATAAATTCCGGTAGCATCGATAAATGGTGCGCCACTCATGAAAAACATCACGCTTAAATAGTGAAGCGCATAGCCGAGATCGGGACTGGTAAAAAAAACCCAGCCAATGATCACAAAGAGCATGGTATAGAAATGCTGAAAAAAAGCGGGAGTTTTTTCCAGATAGGTTTTTAAAAATACCTTTTCAACAAAGAGCAGGAATCCGTAATAGAGTCCCCAGATTACAAAATTCCAGCTGGCACCATGCCAGAGACCCGTTAAAAACCAAACGATACAGAGGTTTATAAAAAGCCGTGGAATGGGAACCCGGTTCCCACCAAGGGGAATGTAAAGGTATTCTCGAAACCATGTTCCCAGTGAAATATGCCATCGTCGCCAGAATTCAGAAACACTTTTGGAAATATAGGGGTAGTTGAAGTTTTCTAAATAGTCAAATCCAAACATTTTGGCCAGTCCGATCGCCATGTCTGAGTAGCCACTGAAATCAAAATAGATCTGGAAGGTAAAGGCAATAATCCCGATCCAGGCCATCAATACCGACAACTCACCGGCGTTAATGGATTCGGTGATCGTCCAGATATAGCCAATATTATTGGCTATTAAAACTTTTTTGCCGAGACCTTGGATAAAGCGCTCGACGCCGATTCCAAATTTTTCCTGGCTGACACTACGGTTGGTCAGTTGTTCGTTAATGTCTGTATAGCGAATAATCGGACCAGCCATCAATTGGGGAAACATGGTGATATACAAACCAAAAGAAATAATATTTCTTTGAACAGGAGCCTTTTTCCGATAAATATCAATAAAATAAGATAAGATATGGAAGGTATAAAACGAGATACCAATCGGTAATGGCAATTGGTGATAGGTAATGGTCAGATTAAAAATCTGATTGATGGTGTCCAGTAAAAATCCCCAATATTTGAAAAAGAATAAGATCCCGAGGTTAATCATTATTGTCAGGATAAAGAGCCGCTTGCGATTGAGTTCTGATTGTTTTTCCATAATAATGGCCATATAAAAATCAAAAACAATCGTAAAGAGCATTAAGAATACATAAACAGGTTCTCCCCAGGCGTAAAAAATTAAGCTGACAATCAGCAGAATAATATTTTTAAGCGATTTGGGGACGATATAGTAAAGCCCCAAAGCAATGGGAAGAAAACAAAATAAGAATAAGATACTGCTAAAGACCATTGGGGCTCCTTGCTGATTATTTTTTCATACTTTTAATGAAAGTATCTTTTAAAACCGATGCATCCGGTGATACACAATAAAAAAGCGTATTACCGATTATTTTAAACTCGTAATTGTCAAGCAGGGCAACCTGCTCAGGTCCGTAACCCCCAAAGCTCTCCAGTTGCATCGCGTTGCGTGTGTCAACGGCTTCTTCAATCAGATCCAATTGTGCCGGATCTTTGGCTTTGATGACCAGGAGTTCGGAAACATCCATATAGTTAGCCGGGACGTAAATCAGAATTTCCTCAAAATCGTTAAGATTGAGTCCATAATAGCGTTTCAAGGCTTTGCCATCACCCTTCTCCATCCCATTAAGATTTTGAGAGGCGGCCAGAAGATCGGTCTCAACTTGAGACAAGGGCGGCTGTGCGACTGAACCGCAGCCAAAACAGGGAAGCGCTAGTATTAAAATAAATAAAAGGATATAAAATTTTTTCATGATGTTCCAATTCTATAAAAGTTTTTTCAGGTCACTGTTATTAACCAGCAGGTCCAACCACATGGGGTAAAATTCCCGGATTACGTGAATACCATCTTCAGTATGATAGTGGGGGTTGTTTTTCAGCAGTGTATAAGTGTCAATATAGGTGACGTTTTTTTGTTTAGCCATTTCCATTAGCGCAGCATTATATGTTTCAATCTGGCTGAATTCAGGTTCGTCCTGCAATACCGTATCAGTAACCGGAAAGATGCTGCAGATATAGATTTGGGTATTAGGCAATTGTGAACGCACCGAATCGATCAGTTTTTCATAAGAACTGATGTAAGATTCCAGGGTGCTGTAGGGATGGCTGATATCATTGAGGCCTAATTCAAAAAAAACATTTCGGGGGGATAAATTTACCAGCTTAGGCACATCTTCCAGACTAGTTTCGGTCGATTTACCCATCACAGCAACCAATGAAGTGCTATCTAAAAAACCGTAAAGTCCCAGCCCTTCAGCGATGGAATCACCAAAAACAACCGAAGACCCAAACAGGGCCGAGTAATCGCCGGGATCGACGGCTTTTCGTTTCATAATATCAATGCGCTCTTCCATGGTATAGAGATCTCGGGTTTCCAGTGAAACCAGGACGTTAACACCTTCGTTTAATTGGGCCTTGTCGTTGGCGATAATTTGAAAGATAATAATTAAAGCAAGTATGATAACAACACCGGAAATGACAATAAAAAGGAAGCGTTTTTTATCTAAAAACAGTTTTATTTTTTCATACATGGAATAACACCTTTAGTAACAAATTTATATAGTTAAATTTATCATAAAAGATGGCTATAATTCAACGTCCGTTTTGTAACAAATTATTATAATAGTCGTTACGAGTGAAAATAGTATAAAAAAACGCTGAAAATAATATGAATCATATTATTTCTCAGCGCTTTTGAAAAATCAGTGAAATAGAATTAACATTTATCCATGGTTCGGGTGGCAACGACATCAATACCAAGACCCAAAAGATCTTTTACCACAACGTCACCAGTTTTAATCGGCGCTTTTACCACAACTTGGTTAATAACCGCCATAGCATCAAAAATCTGGCCTTTGGGAATGGGTTCAGCAGTCTTAACGGGAAGGCGGGGCAGCATCGCATTTTGAATAACAACCGTGGTGGGAATAACCCGGGTCGGGTTAGTCATCTCATTGACAGCATATTTTGGACCACGTTTACAGGTGTTGCCAGTTACCTCATAGGTACCATCTGCTTTTTCCTCAATGGTCATTTGGCACCCGATGGGGCAAACAATACAGGTCATATCTTTTTTCATTATTTTGCCTCCTCTACGACAAATCGGATTTCTCCGACGGGATATTGAGCAAGAACATCTTTGGCAATTTTAAAGTTTACCATTTCTGCTGGTAGTAATTTCTTTTCTTTTTTGGTGGCAATCAGCTGATCACCGATATAGGCATTGACGACTTTATCTTTAAATACCTGACGAACCCGCATATAGAAGGTTACCTTTTCTTCCACGTTTTTCATGGACACCTGCTGAGGAACAACATAGCCGATTCCATCGCCGTTGGTGGTTGTAAAGGTTATGTTGGTATCCAGATCGCCTTTTATGTATTTGGCCGCGCCTTTACCGGCAAGAACGGCTTCTTCACTAACAAAATCCACCAGGTCATGGACATGAACAACATTACCACAGGCAAAAACCCCGGGCATGGAAGTCTGTCGAAGTTCACCAACAATGGCACCATTGGTACGATTATCCATGACAACGCCTGCATTACGGGTGATTTCATTTTCGGGAATCAAGCCCACCGAAAGAAGGAGGGTATCACAAGAAATATATTCTTCGGTGCCAGGAATGACTTTCAGTTTCTCATCAACCTTGGCAATGGTAACACCTTCAATTCGATCTTTGCCATGAATAAAAGTAATGGTGGTGCTTAATTTTAACGGGATATCGTAGTCATCTAAACATTGAACAATATTACGAACCAACCCATTGGAGTAAGGCATCAGTTCACAAACCGCCTGAACATGGGCACCTTCGAGAGTCATTCGACGCGCCATAATCAGTCCGATATCGCCAGAACCCAGAATAACGACTTCCTTACCAACCATGTAGCCTTCCATGTTGATAAAACGTTGAGCTGTACCGGCAGTGAAAACGCCCGATGGACGGTATCCGGGGATACCAATCGCTCCAGAGGTTCGTTCGCGACATCCCATGGTTAAAACAACCGCCTTGGTTTCGATGATCATGTACCCGTTTTCTTCGTTGATAACATGAATCGCTTTGAGATCGCCGTTGTCATGTAAATCCAGAACCATGGTATTAAGCATGTAGGGAATACCAAGATCTTTGACCTTTTGAATATATCGCTCAGCATACTCCGGACCGGTTAATTCTTCATTAAAGGTATGCAGACCAAAACCGTTATGAATACACTGGTTAAGAATACCGCCTAATTCGCGGTCTCGTTCCAAAATGAGAACATTTTCTGCTCCATCATTTTTAGCTTCAACAGCCGCCGCCAAGCCAGCAGGTCCGCCGCCTAAAATAACAACATCATAAATCATGATTGTGCCTCCTCCTTAACGGATTTCGTTTGACCTGAAAGAATAAAGGTCGAATCCTGTTGATCATACATAATTTCATCCAATGGAACATTGAGTTCCCGGGCAAGAATTTCAACGACTCGTGGCGAACAGAAGCCGCCCTGGCAGCGACCCATTCCGGCGCGACATCGCTTTTTAACGGATTTAACAGTTCGAGCACCGGCACTGCGGTGAATAACATCGATGATCTCACCTTCAGTAATGGTTTCACAACGGCAGATGACCTTACCATATTTGGGGTTTTCTTTGATAATTGCAACTTTTTCTTCAGCAGTCATTTCATCAAAACGGAGATGCTTACGAACCTTAGGATTATAGTCGTGATTTTCTTCAATGGCCGGGAACATTGGTTTGACAATTTCTTCAACCACAAAATGTGCAACCGCCGGTATTGAGGTGAGTCCTGGTGATTCATAACCAGCCACATTAATGAATCCCTTTACCGGCGATTCTTCAATGATGAAGTCCCCATCAGTCGTGGTGAAGGTATCCTTTATCGGGGTATTACGAAGCCCGGCGTAGGACCGGATAATTTTATTGAATGGTAGGGAAGGACAGTTTTTAAGGGCATTTTCTTTAATGTAATCCAATCGTTCGGTGGTGGTGGAAATATCGCCTTTATAGACCGGTTCAGCATCGGGTCCGATTAAAAGGTTACCATGAGCAGTAGGGGCAACCAGAATGCCTTTTCCTTTTTTTGATGGACATGGGAAAATAACGTTATTAACCAGCGATCCAGCCTCTTTATCAAAAATAAAATAATTTCCTTTTCTGGCCAGCAGTTTGAAATAAGGGTCGCCAACCATTTCATAAATATCATCCGCAAATAACCCGGCGGCATTGATGACATATTTAGATTCAATTGTGCCAGAATTTGTTGTGATTTCAAAGTGAGTGTCATGTTTCTTGATGTCACTGACCATATGATTGAGTTTAAGGGTCACGCCATTGTCGACAGCGTTTTCAGCGACATGAACGCACAGTTCAAAGGGTGAGACAATGCCGGCGGTTGGTGCGTAGAGGGCACCGCAGATATCTTCGTTGATATTGGGTTCCATGGCATGGACTTCTTCTTTAAACAAAACTCTTAAACCGGGCACGCCATTTTTCAATCCATTTTGATAAAGCTCATGGATAGTTGCCATTTCATATTCATCATGGGCAACAACCAAGGAACCGCATCGTTTAAACGGAACATCCAGATCTTCACAGACCTTGTCATACATTAGATTCCCAACGGCGTTGAATTTTCCTTTCAATTTATAAGATGGGGCGTCAAAGCCAGCATGGACAATGGCTGAATTGGCCATTGTAATCTGATTCCCCACATCATTCTCTCCATCCAATAAAACAATATCCAGTTTGTATCGGGTTAATTCCCGAGCAATGTAGGAACCGGCAATGCCAGCTCCAATAATGGCGATATCATACATAATTTATTCCTCCTTAAGAACTATAAAAAAATTAAAAGCCACACAATTTTCTTAAATAAAGGATTCATTTAAGAAAACAGTATGGCTCTCCGTTGCCTTGTATTTTATTTTAACTTATTCTTTGTGTAACAATTTCTGTTCTTCCCGAATAAGCTCTATTTTATCCCACAACGGCTTGTGAGATGTGCTGGCCGACAATGCACCAGCAGCAAGACAAGAACGAACTTCTTCCTCTGTCTCTATGAATCCCCCGGTAACAATTGGAATATTGACTTCTTTTTTTACAGCTGTTATCAGCTTTGGAACCAGGCCGGGCAGAATTTCGATGGCATCGGGCTTGATTTTTTTGGCCGAATTAATAGAAATATCCATGGCAGAAGAATCCAATAGAAATAAGCGCTGAACCGTCATAAGACCTTCTTGTTTAGCCCGAGTGATAATATTGTTTTTTGTTGTAATAATTCCGGTAGGTTTAATCTCGTCTTTTAGATATTTTATAAAATAATTATCCTGAGAGTATCCTTTGATCAGATCCAAATGCGTAAATACGTACTTGTCGGATTTGATACAGAGCTCTACCATTTTTTTTAAATTAAAGACGTTGCCGGTCAGCAAAAAGATGATTTGAGATTTCGAATGGATGGCATCGTAAATGTCCTTAGGATTACGAACAGCGACAATAATGGGGTTGTCCTGAAACATGAGAAGACATTTTCTCGTCGACATAAAACTCCTCCCTGTAGGATCGTATTTGTAAATTCATTATAACACAATCACAAAAATTGGAAAGAGAAAAATCATATTGTCGGGGTGTCTAAAACACCCCAACAATAAATTATTTAAATGAATTTATGAATTGAATCGATTATTCTACGTCTTCCCAGCCTTTAGAGCATTCAACAGCTTTTAACCAGCCAGCATATAATTTAGCACGAACATCGGCATCCATAGCAGGATTGAATGAACGGTCAAGTTTCCAGGCAGCAGTTACATCAGCTTTACCATCCCAGAATTTAACAGCCAAACCAGCTAAGTAAGCAGCGCCCATAGCGGTTGTTTCAACGATTGAGGGACGATCAACGGGAACGCCTAAAATATCAGCTTGGAATTGCATTAAGAAATCATTAGCACAAGCGCCACCATCTACTTTTAGGGCAGCCAATTTGATATTAGAGTCTTTTTCCATTGCATCCAGAACGTCTTTTGTCTGATAAGCTAAAGATTCAACAGTAGCTCGGATTAAATGAGCTTTGTTGGCACCACGGGTTAATCCTAAGATTGCACCACGTGCATACATATCCCAATGTGGAGCACCCAGTCCGACAAATGCAGGAACCATATATACACCATTGGTATCAGCAACTTTATTACAGTAGAATTCGCTGTCTGGTGAAGAATCAACCAATCTCATTTCGTCTCTTAACCATTGGATTGCAGCCCCGGCAACAAAGATAGAACCTTCTAAAGCGTAATCTACTTCGCCATCTAAACCCCAGGCAATGGTAGTAATCAAACCGCTGTTCGATTTAACGGGTTTGTCACCAGTGTTCATGAGCATAAAGCAACCGGTTCCATAAGTGTTTTTAGCCATACCAGGATCGAAACAAGCTTGTCCAAAGAGAGCAGCCTGTTGGTCACCAGCAGCACCGGCAATTGGAATTTCAGTTCCATAAAGAGCAGTTGTTCCATAAACAGCTGAGGATGGTCTAACTTCTGGTAACATTGAAGCTGGGATATCCAGTTCTTTTAACATTTTTTCATCCCATTTAAGGGTTTTAATATTAAATGCCATGGTTCGGGAAGCATTTGAATAATCGGTAACATGTACTTTACCATCGGTAAGCTTCCAGATTAACCAGGTATCGACGGTTCCGAAAGCCAGTTCGCCTTTTTCAGCTCTTTCACGAGCGCCGGGAACGTTATTTAAAATCCAGTTGATTTTTGTTCCTGAGAAGTATGCATCGATGACAAGTCCGGTGTTTTCTCGAACATAGTCTTCTAAGCCACGGGCTTTTAATTCATCACAGAATGCTGCGGTACGACGGCATTGCCAAACAATCGCGTTATAAATAGGTTCGCCAGTTTTTCTGTCCCAAACGACAGTAGTTTCACGTTGGTTTGTGATACCGATAGCTGCAATGTCTTCAGCAGTAGCGCCAATTTTTGACATAGCTTCAGTAACAACACCACTTTGGGTAGCCCAAATTTCCATGGCGTCATGTTCAACCCAACCGGCTTTAGGATAGATTTGGGTAAATTCTTTTTGTGCAACACTGACGATTTCGCTGTCATGGTTAAATAAAATCGCTCTTGAACTCGTGGTTCCTGCATCCAGTGATAAGATATACTTTTTCATAAGTATAACCCCCTATTTATTTAATTTATTTATTTGATTATGTTTTAAAACATAATGAAACCAAAAGGAATAAAGCAAACAAAAAAAGCACATACTAACAGATTTACATATTCTCTTAATGTAAAAACGAAAGTACGGCCCTCCATAACTCCTGCCAATATATGAAATTATTAAAACTTAATGTAAACAATATTAAAGTGATTTACGGAATTATAATAACATAATTCGGAAATAATGTAAAGGATTACCGGTAAAAAAAATAACGTTAATTAATTAACAAATAAAATGATCGATTGAATCCGCGCGAGTTAAATCAAATTCTCGGAGCAACTAAAAATAGTATATAATGAAGGAGATTTTAGAAGACACAAATTGCTGGGATCAATATCAGCCGCCCGGGACAAAACGTCTATTCAATTTTAAGAATCTATGATATAATAAAAACGAAAGAAATCGGAAAAACTTAAGAAAATATGAAACGAATAAAAAATGGAATGGTAAACAAGATGGAAAAACAATTTGCACATCTTCATGTACACAGTGAATATAGTTTATTAGATGGATTTGGTCGGATTAATGCTTTAGTAAAAGCAGTAGCTGAAAGTGGCATGGAAAGTGTCGCGATTACCGATCACGGCGTACTTTTTGGCGCCATCGATTTTTACAAAGCGTGCCTGAAAGAAAACGTTCACCCGGTTATTGGCTGCGAAGTCTATGTGGCACCACGAAGTCTCGAACAAAAAGATCCGGTTTATGATAAGGAACGTGCCCATCTTATTTTGTTAGCAGAGAGCAACCTTGGGTATAAAAATCTCATGAAGATTGTCTCAAAAGGTTTCATCGATGGATTTTATTATAAACCACGGGTAGATCATGATTGCTTGAGAAAATACAGTGAAGGGATTATCTGTCTATCGGCCTGTATCGCTGGAGAAATTCCACAAAAGATACTAGGTAATGATATTGCCGGAGCAGAGGAACGTTGTTTATTATACCAGAATATTTTCGGGAAAGATAATTTCTTTTTAGAAATTCAAGACCATCGGATCAGAGAAGAAGCTTTAATCAACGAGCGGGTGATCCAATTGTCGAAAAAACTGGATATCCCGATGGTCGCAACCAATGATGTTCATTATGTCCGTAAAGAAGACAGTGAAAACCATGACATTCTTTTATGTATCCAAACGGCGGCAACCGTTCAGGAAGAAAAACGGATGCGTTTTCCCAATAATGAGTTTTATTTAAAAAGTCAGGAAGAAATGAGTAAGTTATTTCCCGATTTACCAGAAGCCATCGAAAATTCCAATCGAATTGCCAGTCGCTGTCAGGTCACTTTTGATTTAGAAAAAACGCATCTGCCTCAATTTGAATTGCCTGCTGATGCAATTGCTAAAGATTATCTCAAATCGCTTTGTGTTCAGGGGCTCAGTAAAAAATATGGACACTTATCAAATGAATTGGAAGTACGACTGGAATATGAATTGGAAACCATTCACAATATGGGGTTTGATGATTATTTTCTGATCGTCTGGGA
This window encodes:
- a CDS encoding GDSL-type esterase/lipase family protein, yielding MYEKIKLFLDKKRFLFIVISGVVIILALIIIFQIIANDKAQLNEGVNVLVSLETRDLYTMEERIDIMKRKAVDPGDYSALFGSSVVFGDSIAEGLGLYGFLDSTSLVAVMGKSTETSLEDVPKLVNLSPRNVFFELGLNDISHPYSTLESYISSYEKLIDSVRSQLPNTQIYICSIFPVTDTVLQDEPEFSQIETYNAALMEMAKQKNVTYIDTYTLLKNNPHYHTEDGIHVIREFYPMWLDLLVNNSDLKKLL
- a CDS encoding NAD(P)/FAD-dependent oxidoreductase, whose product is MYDIAIIGAGIAGSYIARELTRYKLDIVLLDGENDVGNQITMANSAIVHAGFDAPSYKLKGKFNAVGNLMYDKVCEDLDVPFKRCGSLVVAHDEYEMATIHELYQNGLKNGVPGLRVLFKEEVHAMEPNINEDICGALYAPTAGIVSPFELCVHVAENAVDNGVTLKLNHMVSDIKKHDTHFEITTNSGTIESKYVINAAGLFADDIYEMVGDPYFKLLARKGNYFIFDKEAGSLVNNVIFPCPSKKGKGILVAPTAHGNLLIGPDAEPVYKGDISTTTERLDYIKENALKNCPSLPFNKIIRSYAGLRNTPIKDTFTTTDGDFIIEESPVKGFINVAGYESPGLTSIPAVAHFVVEEIVKPMFPAIEENHDYNPKVRKHLRFDEMTAEEKVAIIKENPKYGKVICRCETITEGEIIDVIHRSAGARTVKSVKKRCRAGMGRCQGGFCSPRVVEILARELNVPLDEIMYDQQDSTFILSGQTKSVKEEAQS
- a CDS encoding glycerol-3-phosphate responsive antiterminator; its protein translation is MSTRKCLLMFQDNPIIVAVRNPKDIYDAIHSKSQIIFLLTGNVFNLKKMVELCIKSDKYVFTHLDLIKGYSQDNYFIKYLKDEIKPTGIITTKNNIITRAKQEGLMTVQRLFLLDSSAMDISINSAKKIKPDAIEILPGLVPKLITAVKKEVNIPIVTGGFIETEEEVRSCLAAGALSASTSHKPLWDKIELIREEQKLLHKE
- the glpK gene encoding glycerol kinase GlpK, with protein sequence MKKYILSLDAGTTSSRAILFNHDSEIVSVAQKEFTQIYPKAGWVEHDAMEIWATQSGVVTEAMSKIGATAEDIAAIGITNQRETTVVWDRKTGEPIYNAIVWQCRRTAAFCDELKARGLEDYVRENTGLVIDAYFSGTKINWILNNVPGARERAEKGELAFGTVDTWLIWKLTDGKVHVTDYSNASRTMAFNIKTLKWDEKMLKELDIPASMLPEVRPSSAVYGTTALYGTEIPIAGAAGDQQAALFGQACFDPGMAKNTYGTGCFMLMNTGDKPVKSNSGLITTIAWGLDGEVDYALEGSIFVAGAAIQWLRDEMRLVDSSPDSEFYCNKVADTNGVYMVPAFVGLGAPHWDMYARGAILGLTRGANKAHLIRATVESLAYQTKDVLDAMEKDSNIKLAALKVDGGACANDFLMQFQADILGVPVDRPSIVETTAMGAAYLAGLAVKFWDGKADVTAAWKLDRSFNPAMDADVRAKLYAGWLKAVECSKGWEDVE
- a CDS encoding DUF1667 domain-containing protein — its product is MKKDMTCIVCPIGCQMTIEEKADGTYEVTGNTCKRGPKYAVNEMTNPTRVIPTTVVIQNAMLPRLPVKTAEPIPKGQIFDAMAVINQVVVKAPIKTGDVVVKDLLGLGIDVVATRTMDKC
- a CDS encoding FAD-dependent oxidoreductase; translated protein: MIYDVVILGGGPAGLAAAVEAKNDGAENVLILERDRELGGILNQCIHNGFGLHTFNEELTGPEYAERYIQKVKDLGIPYMLNTMVLDLHDNGDLKAIHVINEENGYMIIETKAVVLTMGCRERTSGAIGIPGYRPSGVFTAGTAQRFINMEGYMVGKEVVILGSGDIGLIMARRMTLEGAHVQAVCELMPYSNGLVRNIVQCLDDYDIPLKLSTTITFIHGKDRIEGVTIAKVDEKLKVIPGTEEYISCDTLLLSVGLIPENEITRNAGVVMDNRTNGAIVGELRQTSMPGVFACGNVVHVHDLVDFVSEEAVLAGKGAAKYIKGDLDTNITFTTTNGDGIGYVVPQQVSMKNVEEKVTFYMRVRQVFKDKVVNAYIGDQLIATKKEKKLLPAEMVNFKIAKDVLAQYPVGEIRFVVEEAK